A DNA window from Kiritimatiellaceae bacterium contains the following coding sequences:
- a CDS encoding RnfABCDGE type electron transport complex subunit D: protein MPDATKLVISNSPHIRGGETISKIMVQVFIALMPAALAAVWFFGLAALEVMVLCTVGCMAVEVLWNKAAGRSSDSWKDGSAALTGLLLAMNLSAGAPWWICILGSLLAIGLGKQLFGGLGYNPFNPALVARVALLIGFPQLMTTWVKPAPGQWLAYDALTGATPLAATGKELASIQDLFIGNVGGCLGETSALALLIGGAFLLVRRLIKWHVPASFIGTVALITGLAHHFNPELTPPALYHVLAGGLMIGAFFMATDMVTSPMTANGALIFGCGCGIITSVIRIWGGYPEGVSFSILFMNALTPLIDRYTIGKPFGYIRIKKEAAQ from the coding sequence ATGCCTGATGCCACAAAACTGGTGATCAGCAATTCGCCGCACATTCGCGGCGGCGAAACAATTTCTAAAATCATGGTGCAGGTATTCATCGCCCTGATGCCTGCCGCCCTCGCCGCCGTCTGGTTTTTCGGACTGGCCGCTCTGGAAGTCATGGTACTCTGCACCGTCGGCTGCATGGCCGTTGAAGTGCTGTGGAACAAAGCGGCTGGACGTTCTTCCGATAGCTGGAAAGACGGCAGCGCGGCCCTCACCGGTCTGCTGCTGGCGATGAATCTTTCGGCAGGCGCGCCGTGGTGGATTTGCATTCTCGGCTCGCTACTGGCCATCGGCCTCGGCAAACAACTTTTCGGCGGACTCGGTTACAACCCCTTCAATCCGGCGCTCGTCGCCCGCGTCGCTCTGCTCATCGGCTTCCCGCAACTGATGACTACATGGGTCAAACCGGCACCCGGCCAATGGCTGGCCTACGACGCACTGACCGGCGCAACGCCATTGGCGGCGACCGGCAAAGAGCTGGCCTCCATTCAGGATCTGTTCATCGGCAACGTCGGCGGATGTCTCGGCGAAACCTCGGCGCTCGCTCTGCTCATCGGCGGCGCGTTCCTGCTGGTTCGCCGGCTGATCAAATGGCATGTGCCCGCTTCGTTCATCGGAACCGTCGCTCTGATCACCGGTCTCGCCCATCACTTTAATCCCGAACTGACTCCGCCTGCGCTCTATCACGTTCTTGCAGGCGGACTGATGATCGGCGCGTTTTTCATGGCGACCGACATGGTCACCTCACCGATGACGGCCAACGGCGCGCTGATCTTCGGCTGCGGCTGCGGCATCATCACCAGCGTCATCCGCATCTGGGGCGGCTATCCGGAAGGCGTCAGCTTCTCCATCCTCTTTATGAACGCACTCACTCCGCTCATCGACCGCTACACCATCGGCAAACCGTTCGGCTACATCCGCATCAAAAAGGAGGCCGCGCAATGA
- the rsxC gene encoding electron transport complex subunit RsxC — protein MSDNPRKFKGGVHPEDSKALSASKPVQTAPLLGKYTVIVHQNIGAPPEIVVKKGDLVKKGQLLAKASGFVSVPLHAPTSGTVTAIEKSPGPACVSVPSIEITADGKDEWGSPFEPIADWRNTDPAVLKQRVVDAGIVGMGGAGFPSHVKLSPTKPVDTLILNGAECEPYLTADHRLMLEQTEDVLLGAAILARILGLKTAVIGVEANKPDAISKLNAFASKYSVTVQKLRVNYPQGAEKQLIYALTGREVPIGGLPMDVGCVVQNVASAVAVVEAVVKGIPSIERITTVTGEPLVNPGNWRFRIGTPISKALELAGGVKYQPAKLLLGGPMMGFAQNSLDVTVMKNTSGILLIPVEQVSQYTSEPCIRCGRCVEACPMDILPATISQAVENERFDWAEQLNVAACIECGSCSYVCPSHRPLNQHFKRAKAEILAARRKQQKK, from the coding sequence ATGAGCGACAACCCGCGTAAATTCAAAGGCGGTGTCCACCCGGAAGACAGCAAAGCGCTCTCGGCTTCCAAGCCGGTGCAGACCGCGCCACTGCTCGGAAAATACACCGTCATCGTCCACCAGAACATCGGCGCGCCGCCGGAAATTGTCGTTAAGAAAGGCGACCTCGTAAAAAAAGGCCAGCTGCTCGCCAAAGCCTCCGGCTTTGTTTCTGTACCGCTTCACGCGCCGACCAGCGGAACCGTTACCGCGATTGAAAAGAGCCCCGGCCCGGCCTGCGTCAGCGTTCCATCCATCGAAATCACCGCCGACGGCAAGGACGAATGGGGTTCACCCTTCGAACCGATTGCCGACTGGCGGAACACCGATCCGGCGGTTTTGAAACAGCGCGTGGTTGACGCCGGTATCGTCGGCATGGGCGGCGCGGGGTTCCCGTCGCACGTCAAACTTTCGCCGACTAAACCGGTCGATACACTGATTCTCAACGGCGCGGAATGTGAACCTTACCTCACGGCCGACCACCGCCTGATGCTCGAACAAACCGAAGACGTTCTGCTCGGCGCGGCGATTCTCGCCCGTATCCTCGGCCTCAAAACCGCCGTCATCGGCGTGGAGGCGAACAAGCCCGACGCGATTTCGAAGCTCAACGCGTTTGCCAGTAAATACAGCGTCACCGTGCAGAAACTGCGCGTCAACTATCCGCAAGGCGCTGAAAAACAACTCATTTATGCACTCACCGGCCGCGAGGTTCCAATCGGCGGACTGCCGATGGATGTCGGTTGCGTCGTGCAAAACGTCGCCTCCGCCGTCGCCGTGGTTGAAGCGGTTGTCAAAGGCATTCCTTCAATCGAACGGATCACCACCGTCACCGGCGAACCGCTCGTCAATCCCGGTAACTGGCGCTTCCGCATCGGCACGCCGATTTCGAAAGCGCTTGAACTGGCGGGCGGCGTAAAATACCAGCCAGCCAAACTGCTGCTCGGCGGACCGATGATGGGCTTCGCACAGAATTCGCTCGATGTCACCGTCATGAAAAATACGTCGGGCATTCTGCTCATTCCGGTCGAGCAGGTTTCGCAGTACACCTCCGAGCCGTGCATCCGCTGCGGACGCTGCGTCGAAGCCTGCCCGATGGATATTCTGCCCGCCACCATCAGCCAGGCGGTTGAAAACGAACGCTTTGACTGGGCGGAACAGCTCAACGTCGCGGCCTGCATCGAATGCGGTTCATGCAGCTATGTCTGCCCGTCGCACCGTCCGCTCAACCAGCACTTCAAACGGGCGAAGGCCGAAATTCTGGCAGCCCGCCGTAAACAACAGAAAAAATAG
- a CDS encoding RnfABCDGE type electron transport complex subunit B — MTMIITAVLFATGLGALLALVIGATAKAFAVETDSRIETVTEMLPGVNCGGCGYAGCADFAKAIVEGRTIPSQCPVSNAENIQRIADYLGITAGEKEKVFAVVRCGGSCAVTVRSPYNGIGDCRSAALVAGGAKGCDFGCIGFASCARACPFDAIEMRDGLAVVHPELCVGCGKCVDTCPKNLIVLAPAAVDVHVYCSSPEKGPIKLKVCKAACIACRKCVKAADSENQMTVNGFLVATNYGNPPLPDLVEKAKCPTTALRLATKHAAGAYEGVLK; from the coding sequence ATGACAATGATTATCACCGCTGTACTTTTTGCCACCGGCCTCGGCGCACTCCTCGCGCTGGTCATCGGCGCGACCGCCAAAGCGTTTGCCGTTGAAACGGATTCGCGCATTGAAACCGTCACCGAAATGCTGCCCGGCGTCAACTGCGGCGGCTGCGGCTATGCCGGTTGCGCCGACTTCGCCAAAGCCATCGTCGAAGGCCGCACGATTCCTTCGCAGTGTCCTGTCAGTAACGCTGAAAATATTCAACGAATCGCCGATTATCTCGGCATCACCGCCGGAGAAAAAGAAAAGGTCTTCGCGGTTGTCCGTTGCGGCGGAAGTTGTGCCGTCACCGTCCGCTCGCCATACAACGGCATCGGCGACTGCCGCTCCGCCGCACTCGTCGCAGGCGGCGCCAAAGGCTGCGACTTCGGCTGTATCGGCTTTGCCAGTTGTGCCCGCGCCTGTCCGTTCGATGCCATCGAAATGCGCGACGGTCTCGCCGTGGTTCATCCCGAACTGTGCGTCGGCTGCGGAAAATGTGTCGATACCTGCCCGAAGAATCTAATCGTCCTCGCGCCCGCCGCCGTCGATGTGCACGTCTATTGCAGTTCGCCGGAAAAAGGTCCGATCAAACTGAAAGTCTGCAAAGCCGCCTGCATCGCCTGCCGCAAGTGCGTTAAAGCCGCCGACAGTGAAAACCAGATGACCGTCAACGGATTTTTGGTCGCCACCAATTACGGAAATCCGCCCCTGCCCGATTTGGTTGAAAAAGCCAAATGCCCGACCACGGCACTGCGTCTGGCCACGAAACACGCCGCTGGTGCGTATGAAGGAGTTTTGAAATGA